The nucleotide window CTCTAAACCACTATAATAATCCATCATAACGTCTGTTAGAATTAAATCAGGTTTCTGTATTTTAATAACTTCTAGTGCCTCTTTACCATCTTTAGCCATAAAGAGCTCATAACCATCTTTCTCTAAACGAAACTTCAACAACAAAGACAGAACAGAATTATCTTCAGCAATTACAATTTTCTTTTTATTCATTTTAGGGTAGGTAATTTTTACAAATTATATTTTGGTTGAAGTTCTAATATAATGAAATAAAAATATAAACTCAGGTTTTTACTTATCTTTACATCCAATTTCTAAATTATCTCCCAAAAGAATCCACTATGCAAATTGAAAATATATTAACTAGTGATGTTGTAGATTTAACTTCGTTAAAAAGTTTTTTCTCTACAGATAAAGATTCACTAATACAATTAGTTACAGTTTACTTATCTGATACCCAACCAAGGCTAGAGTTACTTAAAAAGAGTATTATTACAGTAAACCATGAAGAAGTACGTTCTATTTGTCATTTTTTAAAATCATCTTTAGGCTTAATGGGCGTTAATTGTTTAGAAGAGATAACTCTATTAGAAAAGAAAGCACAGAATTTAGATCCTGAACCAATTATTCAAGAGCGTCTAAAACATATCACTGTAGTTTTAGATCAAAGTATTATTGAGTATCAAAGGATTTTAGATCAGCTTAAAGCATTATAATTTATTAGTTTAAATGATAAAAGAAATACAATTACGTATCAATTTAATTGAAGAACGTAAAGAAGACATTCTCACTCATAAAGCATCAAAATTTTTAAAAATATCTAAATCAGAAATTACTGCAGTAAAAATTCTGAGAAAATCTATTGATGCACGTAAAAAAGAAACTATTTTTAATTATAAAGTCGCTGTTTATATAAATGAAGGGCTTCCCGAAAAATCTGAATATAGTTTTGATTACAAAGATGTATCTAATGCAAAAGAAATTCACATTATAGGATTTGGACCAGCAGGAATGTATGCTGCTTTAAGGTGCATTGAACTAGGATACAAACCTGTGGTTTTAGAACGAGGTAAAAACGTTCAGGAAAGAAGAAGAGATTTAAAAGCCATTAATCAAGATCATAAAGTAAACGAAAATTCTAACTATTGTTTTGGTGAAGGTGGTGCAGGTACTTATTCTGATGGTAAATTGTATACGCGAAGTTTAAAAAGAGGTGATGTAAGAAGAATTTTTGAAAACTTAGTTTTTCATGGAGCTACAGAACAAATTTTAATTGATGCTCATCCTCATATAGGAACCAATAAACTTCCTAAAATCATTCAAACTATTCGTGAAACCATTATAAAATTTGGTGGAGAAATTCATTTTAATTCTGTTGTTACTGATTTTGTTGTTAAAAATCAAAAAATTAAAGCATTACAATTAAATAATGACAAAGAAATACCAGTCAATTCAGTAATTCTAGCTACAGGACATTCAGCTAGAGACATTTATGAGTTATTACATAAAAAAGAAATTGCGATTAAAGCAAAGTCTTTTGCAATGGGAGTTCGAGTAGAACATCCTCAAGAAATTATAGACCAGATACAATACAATTGTTCAGGAGAAAGAGATGAATTACTACCAGCAGCAGCTTACAGTTTGGTTCATCAAGTAAACAACAGAGGTGTGTATTCTTTTTGCATGTGTCCAGGAGGTTTTATTGTACCTGCAGCAACTGCAGATGGAGAAGTTGTTGTAAATGGAATGTCTCCAAGTAGAAGAAACAATAAGTTTGCAAATTCAGGTATTGTAGTTGAATTAGATATTGACAAAGACTTTAAAAAATACGATCACTTAGGGCCTTTAAAAGGTTTACAGTTTCAGAAAGATTTAGAAAAAATAGCTTTTTATGCTGGTGGAAGATCGCAAACAGCACCTGCTCAAAGATTAGTAGATTTCGTTGATGGCAAATTATCTGCAGATTTAAATGAAACTTCTTATCAACCAGGTTTAAACTCTGCTCCTCTTCATTCTTTACTTCCAAAAATTATAGGAGGTAGATTACGTAAAGGATTTCCTGCTTTTGGTAGTAAAATGCATGGCTATTTTACAAACGAAGCCAATATAGTTGGTGTAGAATCTAGAACATCTTCTCCAATAAATATACCAAGAAAAGAAAATTTAGAGCATCCAGAAATAGAAGGTTTATTCCCTTGTGGTGAAGGTGGTGGCTATGCAGGTGGTATCGTTTCTGCTGCTATGGATGGAGAAAGATGTGCAGAAGCTGCCATTGCGAATTTTAAATAATAGCAATTATTTAATTAGAGAAACTCAATAAGTATCCCTAATTTTACTGATCTAAAATTCATATATGAAATTAACTATTGGAAGAGTTGATAAAGCTGATTTTCCAGAATTATCGCTGTTAGACATTGATATTAAAATAGACTCAGGTGCATACACCTCTTCTATTCATTGTTCTAATATTAAAGAAACTTCTCTAGATGGTAATCCTTTTTTAAAATTTACGCTTTTAGATCCTGAACATGAATTTTACAATAATAAAGAGTTTACATTTAAAAATTATACTTCTAAAATAGTTAAAAGTTCTAATGGTATAGCCGAACAACGCTTCATGATTCAAACCACCATTTTTATTTTTAATGAATCTTTTCCAATTTATTTAACATTAAGTGAACGAAAAGACATGAAATTCCCTATTTTAATTGGCAGAAAATTTTTGAATAAAAAGTTTATCATAGATACCGCAAAAAAGAATATATCACACAAATTAAAAACAAATAAATGAGAATTGTTATTTTATCAAGAAATCCAAAATTGTACTCTACAAAAAGATTGGTTGAAGCTGCTACTAAAAGAAAGCACGAAGTAATAGTTGTAGATCATTTAAAGTGTGATATTGTAATAGAAAAAAAATCGCCTAAAATTTATTATAAAGGTGAATATATAGAAAATATAGATGCTATTATTCCTAGAATTGGAGCTTCTGTTACTTTTTATGGAACTGCTGTAATTCGTCAATTTGAAATGATGAAGGTTTTTACATCTGTAAGTTCGATTGCTTTAACTAGATCAAGAGATAAATTAAGTAGTTTACAAATTTTAGCTAGAGCTGGTGTAGGTTTACCAAAAACGGTTTTTACAAATTACACCAAGGACGTAGAACATGTAGTTGAATCTGTTGGTGGTGCTCCTTTAGTGTTAAAATTATTAGAAGGAACACAAGGCTTAGGCGTAGTTTTAGCAGAAACAAAAAATGCTGCAACCTCAGTATTAGAAGCATTTAATGGTTTAGGGGCTAGAGTAATTGCACAACAATTTATAAAAGAGGCTGGAGGTGCAGATATTAGAGCTTTTGTAGTTGATGGTAAAGTAATTGGTGCCATGAAACGTCAAGGAAAAGAAGGTGAATTCCGTTCAAATTTACATAGAGGAGGAAACGCAACTGTAATTGAACTTACAGATGAAGAAGAAAAAACAGCATTAAAAGCTACTAAAGCTTTAGGCTTAGGAGTTGCAGGTGTAGATATGTTACAATCTTCTAAGGGTCCTTTAGTTTTAGAGGTAAATTCTTCTCCAGGTTTAGAAGGTATTGAAATTGCTACTGGTAAAAATATTGCAAAAGAAATTATACGTTATTTAGAAATACATGTCGAATAAACCTTTTACGCTTTTAGGTAAAGTTATTCCTGAAGGAAAACGTACTGTAATCGATTTAAAAATTGCAAAATTACATACTAGAACTACAGTTAATGTTCCAGTGATTATAGAACATTCTAAAAATCCTGGACCTGTTGTTTTATTATTGGCAGGTATTCATGGTGATGAAACCAATGGTGTTGGTATTGTTAGAGAAATTATAGATCTTAAACTTAACAAACCTAACAATGGAACAATTATCTGTATTCCTGTATTTAATATTTTCGGATATTTAATTCAGACTAGAGAATTTCCTGATGGTAGAGATTTAAACAGAATGTTTCCAGGAACCATAAATGGTTCTTTAGCCAGCCAATTTGCGTATCAGTTTTCAGAAAAAATAGCACCTTTTGTAGATTATATTATCGATTTTCATACTGGTGGAGGAGAAAGAGACAATATTGCTCAAATTAGATGTAATAAAGATGATGCAAAAGGTTTAGAATTAGCTAAAATATTTAATCCACCAATGATTGTATATTCGAATACAATTATTAAATCTTTAAGAGAAACCTTACATAAAATGGGTAAAACTGTTTTACTTTTTGAAGGTGGTAAATCTAAAGAATTGAATCCTACAATTATAAATGAAGGGGTTAATGGTACAAGAAACGTACTGATTCACTTGGGTTTAATAGAAGGTGAAATTAATGTAAGAGCAACACCAATTTTCATAAAAAAAGCAAAATGGATTAGAGCTTCAGACTCTGGAATGTTTAAAGTTCGAGTTCAAAATGGAGCTTTAGTAAAGAAGAAAGAAGTTCTTGGAGTTATACAAGATCCTTTTGGTGAATTTAAAAAGAAGGTATATGCACCTTTTAATGGTTACGTTTTCTGTATAAATAAAACTCCAATTGTTAATAAAGGAGATGCCTTATTTCATATGAGCATCAACGAATAAGATTTCTACCAAATTATAGCGCTTTTTTATTTTTAAAAATTAATTTTGCAACATGCGAATAGATATAATTTCAGTAGCTCCAGGTTTATTAGAAAGTCCATTTAATCATTCTATTATAAAACGTGCTAAAGAAAAAGGTTTAGCCGAAATTGTAATTCATGATTTACGCAAATATGGTTTGGGGAATTACAAGCAAATTGATGACACTCAATTTGGAGGAGGTGCAGGAATGGTTTTAATGATAGAACCAATTTCTAATTGTATAAAAAAATTGCAAGCAGAAAGAGTATATGATGAAATTATTTATATGACTCCAGATGCTAAAACATTAAATCAATCTACAGCCAATACTTTATCATTAAAAGAAAACATTCTTATCCTTACAGGACATTACAAAGGTGTAGATCAAAGAATTAGAGACAAATTTATTACCAAAGAAATTTCTATTGGTGATTATGTTTTAACTGGTGGAGAACTTGCGTCTGCAGTTTTGGTAGATGCTATTGTACGTTTAATTCCAGGGGTTATTGGTGATGAGCAATCTGCGCTAACAGACTCTTTTCAAGACAATTTACTTTCACCCCCTGTTTACACAAGACCAGCAGAGTTTGATGGATTAAAGGTGCCAGAGATACTTTTATCGGGTAATTTTCCAAAAATAGAAGACTGGAGAAGTAATGAAGCCTACAAAAGAACAAAAGAAATAAGACCAGACTTATTGGATGATTAATTTTAGGTCTGTTAAATTATGAAGGTATCTTACTAATTATCAGACCAAAAAATAAATGAATTAAATTTCCTTAATTAAAAATAATTACTAAATTTGCACTCGCTAAAATAACCTCTGACGAGATACGTGAATGTTGTTTAAGTAAAACTATAAACTATTATAAGATATGGAATCTTTAATAAAATTTGTTCAAGACGAATTCGTAACAAAAAAAGAATTTGCAGAATTTGCAGCTGGTGATACAATTACTGTATACTATGAAATTAAAGAGGGTGAAAAAGTTAGAACTCAGTTTTTTAGAGGAGTTGTAATTCAAAAGAGAGGATCTGGTTCTTCTGAAACATTTACTATCAGAAAAATGTCTGGTACTGTTGGTGTAGAAAGAATTTTTCCAGTAAACTTACCTTCAATTCAAAAAATTGAAATCAACAAAAAAGGTAAAGTACGTAGAGCTCGTATTTTCTACTTTAGAGGTCTTACTGGTAAAAAAGCTAGAATTACTGAAAAAAGAAGATAATCTTTTTGTTATAATATATTTAAAAAAGCACTGTAATTTTTACAGTGCTTTTTTAGTTAACAAATGTTTATAAGTCTAGTTCATAGATTGTTAACTAAATTTATCGAAAAAACTTCCTACAATAATACAATCAAATTATCTTTACAACAGAATTTACAAATCATTAAACTATTAGTCTTCAACAACTGAAAAATTAGTATTGTAAATTTTAAAGAGTAAAGTTCTTTATAATTAAATTTTAATTTTAAAATTTAAAAGGTATTTAGAAAAATATTTAAGTATAACTTAAATGCTATTTTAAATATCGTTGAAATGGTAATTTGCTATACTCATTGTTATCAATGATCGAATTGCTTATTTCAAGAAAGCCATATTTTGCAAGTAATTGCTTAATATGGCTTTTATCTTTAAATAAATTGCCTCAATTTTATTTCCTTTTACAGAATTCTTATAAAAACCACTCAACTATTAAGTATTTAATAATAAAAAATACATCTGTAATTCTTAAATTTGCCACGCTCAAATAATGAGCATATTTTTTATAAAATAAATTCAATTTTAAGATACTTTAAACTTTTCATAAATGGCTAAAATAATTTATACAAAAACGGATGAAGCACCAGCTTTAGCAACACGTTCTTTCTTACCAATAGTAAAAGCCTTTACAAAATCTTCAAATATAGAAATTGAAGTTAAAGACATTTCTTTAGCAGCTAGAATTCTAGCAAATTTTTCTCACTACTTAACAGAAGATCAAAAAGTAGAAGATGCTTTATCAATCTTAGGTGATTTAGCAAAACAACCAGAAGCAAATATTATCAAGCTACCAAATATTAGTGCTTCTGTTTCTCAACTTACTGAAGCAATCTCAGAATTACAGAAATTAGGTTATAACATTCCTGATTATCCAGAGAATGCAAATACAGAAGAAGAAAAAAGTATTTTAGCATTATATAATAAAGTAAAAGGTTCTGCTGTAAATCCTGTTTTACGTGAAGGAAACTCAGACAGAAGAGCACCTAAAGCTATCAAAAACTATGCTCGTAAAAACCCACATTCTATGGGGGCTTGGAGTGCAGATTCTAAAACTCATGTAGCATCTATGACTAGTGGAGATTTTGCAAATAGCGAAAAATCTATAACTGTAGCCAATGCAACAGATGTATCAATCAAACATATTGCAAATTCTGGAGAAGAAACAGTTTTAAAAGCTAAAGTATCTCTTTTAGATGGTGAAATTATAGATGCAACTGCCATGAGCAAAAAAGCATTATTATCATTCTTAGAAGAGCAAGTAGCTGATGCTAAAGAAAAAGGTTTATTACTTTCTTTACATATGAAAGCTACCATGATGAAAGTTTCTGACCCAATTATTTTTGGTCATGCAGTAAAAATATTTTACAAAGAATTATTTGATAAGCATGCTGAAACATTTAACGAAATTGGTGTTGATGCAAATGTTGGTTTCGCAAATGTAATTAGTAACTTAGATGAAGTTTCTTTAGAAAAGAAAGCCGAAATCTTAGCAGATATTGCAGAAATTTATAAAAACGGTCCTGCTTTAGCAATGGTTAATTCTGATAAAGGAATTACAAACTTACATGTACCTTCTGATGTCATTATAGATGCATCTATGCCAGCAATGATTAGGAATTCTGGTAAAATGTGGAATTCAGATGGTGAATTACAAGACACTAAGGCCATAATTCCTGATAGTTCTTATGCAGGTATTTATGAAGCTACTATCGCTTTCTGTAAAAAGAATGGCGCTTTTGATCCTACAACCATGGGTACTGTACCTAATGTTGGTTTAATGGCTCAAAAAGCAGAAGAATATGGTTCTCATGATAAAACTTTCGAAATTGCTTCAGATGGTAAGGTTCAAGTAATTGATGCTGAAGGTCAAGTTTTAATTGAGCATGTTGTTGAAGAAGGTGATATTTGGAGAATGTGTCAAACAAAAGATTTACCAATTCAAGATTGGGTAAAATTAGCAGTTTCAAGAGCAAGAGCATCTAAAACACCAGCTGTTTTCTGGTTAGATGAAAGCAGAGCTCATGATGCAGAAATTATAGCAAAGGTTAATACATACCTTAAAAACCATAATACTTCTGGTTTGGATATCAGAATTTTATCACCTATAAAAGCAACTGAATTCACTTTAGAGAGAATCGCAAAAGGTGAAGACACTATTTCTGTTTCTGGAAATGTATTACGTGATTATTTAACAGATTTATTTCCAATTTTAGAAGTGGGTACTTCTGCTAAAATGTTATCTATAGTACCATTAATGAATGGTGGAGGATTGTTTGAAACTGGTGCAGGAGGTTCTGCTCCAAAACATGTAGAGCAATTCTTAGATGAAAATCATTTAAGATGGGATTCTTTAGGTGAATTCTTAGCCTTAGCTGTTTCTTTAGAGCATTTAGGTACCACTACAAATAACGAAAAAGCGTTAATCTTAGCTGAAACTTTAGATGAAGCAACAGATACTTTCTTAGATCAGAACAGATCTCCTTCTAGAAAAGTGGGTGAATTAGACAATAGAGGAAGTCATTTTTATCTTGCTAAATATTGGGCAGATGGTTTGGCTAATCAAGATAAAAATGCTGAATTAAAAGAAGAATTTACAAAAATAGCTGAAGCATTAAATAATAATGAGACGCAAATTGTAAAGGAGTTGAATGATATTCAAGGAAAGCCTGTTAATATTGGTGGTTATTACTTACCAAATGAAGATTTAGTTGTTGATGCTATGAGACCAAATGAGGTTTTAAATGCAATCTTGAGTTAATATTATTAATATTTACTTTGATTGAAAAAGTAATTTTAAAATGAATTATTATTTTGTTTAGAAATAATAAATTATTTCTAAACAAAATAATTTTAAATAATAACTTATAATTTAAAGCACCTTTTTTTTAAAAAAAAGAGTTTAATCAAAATAATACTCCTATTTAAAATTAAATTTAAAACTATAATTATTTTAAAACTATTACCTCTGAAAATAAATTGATAGGGTTAAATAATTAAGGAATAAAATAGTTTTTTATGCTAACTGAAAACATATTAATAGCCGGTATTTTAATTATAATCTTAGCTTATATTGCTGTAGCATATGGAAATAAACTCTACAATAGTAAAATAAAAAAGTAGAAAAAGTTTTATTTGATGAGAATGACACCTTACAAGCATTAAAATTAAGTAATTCTAATATTGCTAAAGACTTTAGTTAATTAGGCAATATAAACTTCTCTTCTACTCATTTACAACATTTACTTGGTGAAACTCTAGATTTATCATGTGATATAACTGGTAAAAGTTTAAAATAGGTAATTTTATTTAAATCAAATCTGTTTCTAATTTATGAAAATGACTCTTCTAAGAAAGACGATGACAATAAATTTGAAGTTTGGGGTAAAACCTTATTTAAAGAATTCAATGCAAAATTAGATGAAGTTTTTTATGAGTATTATTTAAAGCTTTCTAACATTATAACGAATAAAAAATATCTAGATGAAAAAGAATATATAACGATAGCGACTATGATGCCTCAATTTAAACAGTATTTAATTAAGGTAGAAAGTCAAGAAAATATTGTAAATTCTTATAAAAATATCAACTACAAACAGACAACTTCAACTTAAAATATTGTTGTTATGTATAATAACGTACTTATTCAATTCGATAAATATTACATTGTGTTTTGAGATATCTAACAAATCTAAATAAGTATTGATTTTAACCATTTACAGAATGAATATTTAATAAAACAACAATTAAGACCAAAAGAGGTTTAAATTTCAAAACTGAAATAAGCTTTAACATTTTTTTAAAGAAAACATTAACAGAAGTAGTACTATAAAGCACTCCTTTTTTAATTAGATTTGATTTACGAATTCAAATCAATTAACATGTCTAAGAAGAAAATAGCAATTATCTCAGTTATTTCCTTAATTTCAATTTATCTTATTTATAGTTATTTTTCGCCTTCAAGTGATGGTGAGGTTTACTTGACTACAGAAGTGAAAAAAGGAAATTTTGTAAGCGAAGTAATTACATCTGGAGAAGCTCAATCTACAAGTTTAAAAAAGATTAACGGACCAGAAAACTTAAGAAAATTTAAATTACGAGACATAAAAATTCAAGATTTAGTTCCTGAAGGTTCTATTGTTAAAGTAGGAGATTATGTTGCAAGATTAGATCCTACAGGTGTTAATGAGCAAATTATAGATGCAAGATTAAACTTAGAAACAGCACAATCTAAATACACTCAACAACAATTAGACACTACTCTATCTTTAAAACAAGAAAGAAATGCTATTAAAGATTTAAGTTTTAGCATGGAACAAACTAGATTAGAATTAAAACAATCTATTTATGAACCACCAGCAACTATTAAAAAGTTAGAAATAGATTTAGAAAAATCAGAAAGAGATTTAAGAGAAAAAGAAGAAAACTACCGAATTAAAAAAAGACAAGCCAACGCAAAAATGGTTGAAGTTGGCACAGAAGTATCCAAGATTAGAAAAGAATTGAACGATTTGCTAGAACTTCTTAAATCATTTACCATCTATTCTGATGGAAATGGAATGATTACTTACTTCAAAAATTGGGATGGTTCTAAGAAAAAGGTCGGTTCTACTATAAGTCCATGGAATCCTACAGTTGCAAGTTTACCAGATTTAACAAAAATGGAATCTAAAACTTATGCAAATGAGGTAGATATTAGAAAGATTAAAAAAGGTTTACCTGTTAAAGTTGGTTTTGATGCTTTTCCTGATGTAGAAATTCCTGGTATTGTTACAGATGTAGCTAATGTAGGAGAAAATAAAAGAGGTTCTGACATTAAAGTTTTTCAAGTAATGATAAAACTTAATGAATCTAATGATAATATAAGACCTGGAATGACAACATCAAACAAAATATTAACCTTCGAAAAGAAAGATGTTTTAAGCATTCCTTTAGAAGCAATATTCTCTAAAGATTCAATTACTTACGTTTACAAAAAATCTGGCTTTTCCGTAGTTAAAAAAGAGGTTAAAATTGGTGATTCTAATAACGATTCTGTTATTATAACAGAAGGTCTTTCTGAGAACGATGTTGTTTATCTTAACAAACCTGAAGGTTATGAAAATGATCAAATAGCTCAAATAAACTAGGTTTTATGTTTGATCAAATATATATTGAGAAACTAAAATCTAATTTTAGTGAGGCTGTTCGTGTAATTTTAGCGAATAAAGTTAGAACATTACTTACCTCTTTAGGAATCATATTTGGAGTTGCAGCTGTAATCACTATGCTTGCTATTGGTAATGGAGCAGAAAAAGAAATATTAGCTCAATTAGAATTAGTAGGTGTAAACAATATCGTAATTACACCCATTCCAGATGAAAAGGATGATAATGAAAGCGAAGAAGGTTCAGATGGAGATGCTCTAGAAGCTATTCGTTTTTCTAAAGGTTTAGATATGTTAGATGTAAATAGCATTAAAAAAAACATACCTTCTGTAAAGTCTGTGAGCCCAGAAGTAGTCTTAGAAACCTATGTAATAAAAAAGGGAAGACAAAACCCTGTAAAACTTATTGGTGTTGCTCCTAATTATTTCGAAACTTCAAATATTGCCATAGAGAGTGGTAAAAACTTCTCTTACAATCAAGTTGAAAACTCTTTACCTGTTTGTATTATTGGTAAAAAAATTGAGAAAAAGCTATTTACTGGAGAAAGTGCTATTGGTAAGCAAATAAAAGTAAAAGATGTTTGGTTACAGGTAATTGGGGTTATTGAAGAAAAATTTATATCTGATAATGCTCAAGAAAACTTAGGAATTAGAGATATGAACTTAGACATTTATATTCCTATTAAAACCTTTTTGGTTCGTTATAAAGATCGTAAAACCATAATGGATAAACCCATAGAAACTGGTGGAGGAATGATTTTTATTAGTGGCCAGCAACAAGGACCTAAGCAAAGAATTCCTAGAGGTAATTATCATCAATTGGATAAATTAGTTGTTCAAGTAGATAATTCAGCTCAATTAAACTCAACAGCAGATGTTTTAAGTAGAATGCTTAAAAGAAGACATAATGACATGTTAGATTTTGAAATTTCTATACCTATTCAATTATTGAAACAACAACAAAAAACAAAACAAATTTTTAATATAGTCTTAAGTATTATAGCAGGTATTTCTTTATTAATTGGAGGAATTGGTATTATGAATATTATGCTTGCATCTGTTTTAGAAAGAACCAAAGAAATTGGTATTATTAGAGCCATTGGTGCAACTCAAGAAGATGTAATTCTACAATTTTTAACAGAGTCAGTTTTAGTGAGTATTGGAGGTGGAATTATTGGAATTGTTTTAGGCGTTTTAGCCTCCTATATTTTAGAAATAAGTACAGGAATAGAAACCATTTTATCTGTAAGCTCAATTTTATTATCATTTTTTGTTGCAACATTAATAGGGTTAATTTTTGGTATTGCACCTGCAAAATCAGCAGCAAACAAAAGTCCTATTGAAGCTATTAGACACGAATAACTATGAAAAAACTATTATTACCATTTCTCTTTGCACTATCATGCTCATTGTTTAGTCAGCAAGAAATTACATTAGAACAAGCCATTGCTATAGCACAAAAAAACTCTCCAGATTACAAAGCGCTATTAAATCAAAATCAAGCTAGTTACTGGAGGTTTCGCAATTATAAAGCAGGTTTTCTACCTCAATTGAGATTAGATGCTACTTTACCCAGATATTCTAATTCTGTAAATAGATTAACCAATGATAATGGTCAAGATATTTTTGTAAGATCTAACCAAGCTAGTTTTGATGGAGCTTTATCTCTAAACCAAAATATCGCTTTAACTGGTGGTACAATTTCTGTAAGTTCACAATTAGAGAGAGTAGATGTTTTTGGTGATAATGCATCTACAGGGTTTTCAGTAATTCCTTTCTCTTTAAACTATAGTCAAAATTCACTTTTTTACAATCCTTT belongs to Polaribacter dokdonensis and includes:
- a CDS encoding response regulator, with the protein product MNKKKIVIAEDNSVLSLLLKFRLEKDGYELFMAKDGKEALEVIKIQKPDLILTDVMMDYYSGLEIISYVRNQLNSNTPILVFSSSGQEEMVLNAFNLGANDFMSKPLSPNELSIRVKRMLM
- a CDS encoding Hpt domain-containing protein, with the protein product MQIENILTSDVVDLTSLKSFFSTDKDSLIQLVTVYLSDTQPRLELLKKSIITVNHEEVRSICHFLKSSLGLMGVNCLEEITLLEKKAQNLDPEPIIQERLKHITVVLDQSIIEYQRILDQLKAL
- a CDS encoding NAD(P)/FAD-dependent oxidoreductase, with translation MIKEIQLRINLIEERKEDILTHKASKFLKISKSEITAVKILRKSIDARKKETIFNYKVAVYINEGLPEKSEYSFDYKDVSNAKEIHIIGFGPAGMYAALRCIELGYKPVVLERGKNVQERRRDLKAINQDHKVNENSNYCFGEGGAGTYSDGKLYTRSLKRGDVRRIFENLVFHGATEQILIDAHPHIGTNKLPKIIQTIRETIIKFGGEIHFNSVVTDFVVKNQKIKALQLNNDKEIPVNSVILATGHSARDIYELLHKKEIAIKAKSFAMGVRVEHPQEIIDQIQYNCSGERDELLPAAAYSLVHQVNNRGVYSFCMCPGGFIVPAATADGEVVVNGMSPSRRNNKFANSGIVVELDIDKDFKKYDHLGPLKGLQFQKDLEKIAFYAGGRSQTAPAQRLVDFVDGKLSADLNETSYQPGLNSAPLHSLLPKIIGGRLRKGFPAFGSKMHGYFTNEANIVGVESRTSSPINIPRKENLEHPEIEGLFPCGEGGGYAGGIVSAAMDGERCAEAAIANFK
- a CDS encoding ATP-dependent zinc protease family protein, translating into MKLTIGRVDKADFPELSLLDIDIKIDSGAYTSSIHCSNIKETSLDGNPFLKFTLLDPEHEFYNNKEFTFKNYTSKIVKSSNGIAEQRFMIQTTIFIFNESFPIYLTLSERKDMKFPILIGRKFLNKKFIIDTAKKNISHKLKTNK
- the rimK gene encoding 30S ribosomal protein S6--L-glutamate ligase — protein: MRIVILSRNPKLYSTKRLVEAATKRKHEVIVVDHLKCDIVIEKKSPKIYYKGEYIENIDAIIPRIGASVTFYGTAVIRQFEMMKVFTSVSSIALTRSRDKLSSLQILARAGVGLPKTVFTNYTKDVEHVVESVGGAPLVLKLLEGTQGLGVVLAETKNAATSVLEAFNGLGARVIAQQFIKEAGGADIRAFVVDGKVIGAMKRQGKEGEFRSNLHRGGNATVIELTDEEEKTALKATKALGLGVAGVDMLQSSKGPLVLEVNSSPGLEGIEIATGKNIAKEIIRYLEIHVE
- a CDS encoding succinylglutamate desuccinylase/aspartoacylase family protein; protein product: MSNKPFTLLGKVIPEGKRTVIDLKIAKLHTRTTVNVPVIIEHSKNPGPVVLLLAGIHGDETNGVGIVREIIDLKLNKPNNGTIICIPVFNIFGYLIQTREFPDGRDLNRMFPGTINGSLASQFAYQFSEKIAPFVDYIIDFHTGGGERDNIAQIRCNKDDAKGLELAKIFNPPMIVYSNTIIKSLRETLHKMGKTVLLFEGGKSKELNPTIINEGVNGTRNVLIHLGLIEGEINVRATPIFIKKAKWIRASDSGMFKVRVQNGALVKKKEVLGVIQDPFGEFKKKVYAPFNGYVFCINKTPIVNKGDALFHMSINE
- the trmD gene encoding tRNA (guanosine(37)-N1)-methyltransferase TrmD, with the protein product MRIDIISVAPGLLESPFNHSIIKRAKEKGLAEIVIHDLRKYGLGNYKQIDDTQFGGGAGMVLMIEPISNCIKKLQAERVYDEIIYMTPDAKTLNQSTANTLSLKENILILTGHYKGVDQRIRDKFITKEISIGDYVLTGGELASAVLVDAIVRLIPGVIGDEQSALTDSFQDNLLSPPVYTRPAEFDGLKVPEILLSGNFPKIEDWRSNEAYKRTKEIRPDLLDD
- the rplS gene encoding 50S ribosomal protein L19 gives rise to the protein MESLIKFVQDEFVTKKEFAEFAAGDTITVYYEIKEGEKVRTQFFRGVVIQKRGSGSSETFTIRKMSGTVGVERIFPVNLPSIQKIEINKKGKVRRARIFYFRGLTGKKARITEKRR
- a CDS encoding NADP-dependent isocitrate dehydrogenase; translation: MAKIIYTKTDEAPALATRSFLPIVKAFTKSSNIEIEVKDISLAARILANFSHYLTEDQKVEDALSILGDLAKQPEANIIKLPNISASVSQLTEAISELQKLGYNIPDYPENANTEEEKSILALYNKVKGSAVNPVLREGNSDRRAPKAIKNYARKNPHSMGAWSADSKTHVASMTSGDFANSEKSITVANATDVSIKHIANSGEETVLKAKVSLLDGEIIDATAMSKKALLSFLEEQVADAKEKGLLLSLHMKATMMKVSDPIIFGHAVKIFYKELFDKHAETFNEIGVDANVGFANVISNLDEVSLEKKAEILADIAEIYKNGPALAMVNSDKGITNLHVPSDVIIDASMPAMIRNSGKMWNSDGELQDTKAIIPDSSYAGIYEATIAFCKKNGAFDPTTMGTVPNVGLMAQKAEEYGSHDKTFEIASDGKVQVIDAEGQVLIEHVVEEGDIWRMCQTKDLPIQDWVKLAVSRARASKTPAVFWLDESRAHDAEIIAKVNTYLKNHNTSGLDIRILSPIKATEFTLERIAKGEDTISVSGNVLRDYLTDLFPILEVGTSAKMLSIVPLMNGGGLFETGAGGSAPKHVEQFLDENHLRWDSLGEFLALAVSLEHLGTTTNNEKALILAETLDEATDTFLDQNRSPSRKVGELDNRGSHFYLAKYWADGLANQDKNAELKEEFTKIAEALNNNETQIVKELNDIQGKPVNIGGYYLPNEDLVVDAMRPNEVLNAILS